The Vigna angularis cultivar LongXiaoDou No.4 chromosome 6, ASM1680809v1, whole genome shotgun sequence genome contains the following window.
GTCATTCCTTGGAAAGGAAGTAGAGAAGTAGTGAGCTCCCAAAGCACAATACCAAAACTGTAGACATCAACTTTTCGAGTATAAGGTTTTTCCTTAACCATCTCTGGTGCCATCCAACGATATGTTCCCGAGTTCCCTTTGCTTTTTCGGCATCTTGTTTCAAGACAAGATGTGCCAAAATCCGCCACCTTAACCCTCAAATCATCGTCGAGGAGCAAATTACTTGACTTCAAGTCTCTGTGAATAACACCTTGTGAATGAAGGTACTCCATGCCCCTTGATATATCTAGAGCCATCCTTAGTATTGTTTCTATTGAGAGTGAGTATGGCTCTTTCTTGTTCAGATACATCCTTAGATTCCCTTGTGACATGTATTCTGTTATGATACAGTACACCGGCGGTTTTTTACATGCTGCAATGAACTGTAAAATAAGAGTCATTTTATTATCGGAGTTTATGCAGTCATTACTAGAAGGGATTACAAACACTTCTGCAGCTAAAGGTTACATTTACAGTATCAATCATCACATATGAATGAACGTTAAAATTTTCTTAGAATTTGGGTTTTAGAACCCCAATTTGCAAGTAGTTCAGAATAACTCAATAATTGATCAACCAATAGACTCAACAAAATTCAGAATTTAATGTAACTCAACTTTAATTAAAACTGTCTCTTTAGATTGCTCCAATATAAAAACTATTTGGTGGTTGTCGACATTCAAAAGTAGAGCCAAATCAAATAATCTAACTCACTAAATGCTAGGATTCCTCATGGTCTTTCCAAACCCCAAGgacaagaaagaaagaagattaaTCACTGCATTACTCATCTAAAAATGGCAAAAACTAGAACAAAATAGAAAAGTCAATAGTTGGCAGCGATAGGTGTATTGTATATGTTACTGAGTTCAGCCAATATACTTATTTAAATGGTCCCTGTTTCCCTTTTTTTGGTTTCTGAAACAGTTTTACCTAGAAAAGCTAAGACTTTCCGGAAGTGGCAAGTGACAGTGTCTCTTAGTGGGAACAACCAAAACTTATATATTAGCTCCTCTCTTGCTTACACCCTCTGAGTTTCAGATCCTCACAGACAAAACGATCGTAATGgatacataaacaaaaaaacTACCATGCAGACAAGAAGATTGAGTGTCGAAACAAGGTTGAAGAGATATCCGTTCATTAAAACAGCGTACCTGCACAATGTTAAAATGGAAGAGACGTGAAAGCAAAGCCACTTCAGAGTTAAATTGCTCCTCTAGTAATTCCTTTTTCTCCTCATCCTGGGATGGCATCTTCACCATTTTCACAGCAACAGCTCTCTGCTTGTAGACTCCACGGTAAATTCGACTGTGAGCTCCAGAAGCAAACCTGTTACCAATAAAAAGCTGTGATAGGTCTGCAGTCCATTCCCCTTGCTCCCCCTCCAGGTCCTCCTTTGAAGCCTCCCATGTATCCATCGAGTCCAATATCATGGACCACGATTCCGTGCTATTAAATCTCTTCCTTTCCATGTTCTCCGTCTCACTCTCCAACCTTAACTTGGAGGAAGATGAAGGCTCTGGTAAAGGTTTACTCTTAGACATCCTTAGCCTAAGTCCGTGGAAACATGACCCCGCCATTGAACCTAGAAAACAAGTGTATTTTACAGCAATGATATGAAGAGTGTCAGAGCATACAGTCATGACAAATCTTCCTCCCGAGTGTTGAATTCCAAACATGAGCTCCAACGAAGAATGAAGAACgagtataagttttttaaaaccATTTTGATGAGCTTGTTGTATATAGCAACTGCACCCTTTGATAATCAATCCACGTAAGCAGCAAGACCACGGTTTATTTGAGTATGAATATTAATACTTCGTGTGTAAGAATTGTGAAGGGTAGGAACTATCTCACAGCATTCAAGAGTCGAGTAGAAAAAAAAGGAGGAAGTGGGGATTTCAATGGTTGCAGCCAAATGCTAgtgagaggaagaagaaaaagagaaggtgTTTTCAGGGTTTTTCATAGTAAGATTAGGTTGTTTTGCAGCATGAGAAGGAATTGAGAGGAAGAAAAGTTTGAAGGGTGTCTGGTGAGTGGTTGGGTAAAAAGTGGAGTAGCTTGTTATAGAGAGCGAGAGATAGAGTTTTTGGAAGAATTTATAATTGAGGTTCGTTGGTGATGGGATTATGATGAATGAATGCAATGGTAAGTGGACACAATGCAGAGCGAGGTGACTTGAGCTTGGCGATTGGTACATCCAACTATTGGTGTTTGCTTTTGCAGTCTTCTCAGACTTTGGATATATCCCCATCCTTGTTGGGGCCATGAAAAGTTTGAGAGTACAAGTGGCATCTACCAtaacaaaagaagaaacaatAGACAAGTGCCAACTGCAAGAGATAGACCTCTCTCAGTTTATACCAAACATGTGACTGATTTCTACGTATTACTGTTTTTCCTTCTGCTGTCAAAAACATTGCCTCATTCCAATACATATATGCTATGCCACTCTCTAACTCCTAA
Protein-coding sequences here:
- the LOC108342466 gene encoding serine/threonine/tyrosine-protein kinase HT1, with the protein product MFGIQHSGGRFVMTVCSDTLHIIAVKYTCFLGSMAGSCFHGLRLRMSKSKPLPEPSSSSKLRLESETENMERKRFNSTESWSMILDSMDTWEASKEDLEGEQGEWTADLSQLFIGNRFASGAHSRIYRGVYKQRAVAVKMVKMPSQDEEKKELLEEQFNSEVALLSRLFHFNIVQFIAACKKPPVYCIITEYMSQGNLRMYLNKKEPYSLSIETILRMALDISRGMEYLHSQGVIHRDLKSSNLLLDDDLRVKVADFGTSCLETRCRKSKGNSGTYRWMAPEMVKEKPYTRKVDVYSFGIVLWELTTSLLPFQGMTPVQAAFAVAEKNERPPLPASCEPGLAHLIKRCWSANPSKRPDFSDIVCTLEKYDECMKEGVPMSHHSGLLSRNVIVERLKGCVSMTSSIPVYA